The nucleotide window CAGCAagataaatgttacaaaaaactCAGGGCAACAAATAAATGCAAAATAGAGAAGTCCTAAATTCAAAAAAAggttttccaaaaaataacgAAAGAGTCATCGAACCTAGTTTTGTagcgagctagctagctacaaaactACTTTAACAATGCTCACAACATGTTCCTCTTAAACCACATCAAGTAAAAAGGAAAATTACTAGGCCCCAACTAGCTTAAGTTGAGTTTAATAGCTATAGGCCAAGAGTCAGTCCGTCAGTCTTGTTGCTGCGATTTCTTTGACTCGATAAGTTTTCTCGgttatacaaaaaatttttgctgGCCATAGCTACAAAGTAAACAATATATGTGCCTGTCTGGTTTTCTAACACTCGAACAAATGTGTAGATTTACCTTATGGATATCGAGTCTTTAAATTATAAATTCTCAAAATGCATGAAATTATGTGGGATAATTAGTAgtacttaaaagaaaaatacgttttagcaaaaaaaatttcttgttgTTATGTTGGGCACCTTCCGGttacttttgttttaaaaattcgtgtttcTCTAGCATAAGAAAGCTATTCTTTTGCCGAAGATGTCTGACGAAaattttggaagtgagttttcTAGTGGCCAATATCCACAAATTCCCAAAGATGTCTTACAAGATTTGTGCAGGTAAATAGCGTTTCTTTCGAATCAATATAGCATAGAGTTTTCCATAAAGAAACAACACTAGTTTTTATTCAAAGTACATAGCTAGTTGTGTCACAATATTTCTAGGGAGTTTCGTTTTTTCACATATGCTGAAAGTTACCTCATTTAAATGTAGTgagtgaacaaacaaacaaaaaatgtttgttttatacATCTAGTTTAAGTGtatatgaatttttttaaaaaaaggttacaTATTGTTAAATTCTTATATTGAGTCTATTTTGTCACGGGATGTTAGCTAAGCTTTAAAATGATATCTTTTAGATAAAGAGTTGCTAAGCTATAGTGGATTCGCCCACATACAGCTATTGCCCAATAAGAACTCTCATAATAAGTTACGCatagtaaaaatttaattaactcTGAGTTAATTACATACttaggccaccatcaaaaatatgttgtgtttgcGTCCTGAAGACCCCGCAAAACTGAGTCAGGTGGGCGATCAGGCATATTTTTTCCCGGGATTTTCAGATCGGAGCAAGTAAATATGTAAAAAACAGTATAGCGCCACTTGACATTGTTTGTAGACCATTTTTCGCTGCCCTGTCACGGCTGTTTCCACAGCTGTTTCAGAGCGGACAAAAatgctacaaaaaaataattcgatttaccctctcagttaaaacaggatattattaaaagaaatttttttttggcacctgtccgaaattggtaaatttatgccaaaatgtctaaaaatgacttaaaaattatcatttagataAATGTCTTCCACAAAATCTCtggaataaagttaaaaaaaacatgttttttatggtcCACAGCTAAGGTTAAATATCtggaatgaaaattacttaattttattactgtccaaaattgtccaaagggttatttttgggcTAAATgtgtaaaatatgtgaaaaacagTCTATGGAGCCTTAATGTATGCTTAAAGTTCGTTtgttaactaaataaaaaacattactttggattctaaGACCATTTAAGATGATGTAGATGAAATATtagtctgtccgaaattgtccaaagggttatttttgggccaaatgtgtGAAATATGTAAAAAACAGTCTATGGAGCCTTAATGTATGCTTAAAGTTCGTTtgttaactaaataaaaaacattactttggattctaagaccattaaagatgatgtagatgaaatattagtctgtccgaaattgtccaaagggttatttttgggccaaatgtgtGAAATATGTAAAAAACAGTCTATGGAGCCTTAATGTATGCTTAAAGTTCGTTtgttaactaaataaaaaacattactttggattctaagaccattaaagatgatgtagatgaaatattagtctgtccgaaattgtccaaagggttatttttaAGCCAAATGTGTGAAATATGTGAAAAACAGCCTATGGAGCCTTAATGTATACTTAAAGTTCATttattaactaaataaaaaacattactttggattctaaGACCATTAAAGATGTTGTAGATGAAATATtagtctgtccgaaattgtccaaagggttatttttaAGCCAAATGTGAGAAATATGTGAAAAACGGCCTATAGAGCCTGAATGTATGctgaaaatttgtttattaactgaataaaaaacattactttggattctgaggccattaaagatgatgtagatgaaATATTAAACTGTCTGAAATTATCCAAAGGGTCACTTTTGGTCCTAAGGTTTTTCAGGCCAAATATGTGACatctatatattaaataaaacgtcATTCAGAGTCGATGGTTTCAACATTTTAGTTTATCATGCTAGAAGAAAATACCTTAAGTTgtgcataaatattttatttattatatatatacaaggcAATCATtctgtttctttataaattgtataaaatagcacccaatcttgtgataaagccaagtttagccagctagctagctagaaacaTCTTTAAATTCAACAATTTCATCTTGAGAAAGCCCACCAAAGtcttaactaaatataaaaaagaagtattaagttACTTAGCTACAGAACACGgtgcaaaatgcaaaactgtaggaccaaaaaatagctactctttacagaaatatataaaacaggagaagcaagattaaaaaagataacaattagCCATGCTTAAAGTTTTACAAGCtgtaaaacaatttcttaaactTAAGGGTGCTCTAAtagcacaaaaataataataaaatccctgcaaaataaagtagtttactgTTTTGTCCCTTACCTCGTGCTCTGCCaaactttagctagctaaaaaaatgcaaagaCACCGTTGTCTTTCTTTAAATTCCGGTTTCAAACCAGGATTCCAGGGTCGAGCAATTAAGTCCAAGGTAAACACCACGCGccgtaatttttttgaaaaaaaccatacctaacaaaacattaaatagcatcgctatgactctcttagaagtttagatatttatttaattagacAGAAAAGGGATCACACTAACCAAATTCCCGTGCACCactttataaactttttcttcttttttttagcgcctgaagaagactttaacttaaaatttaagtagtttatAGTTTGTGAGACAAACGATGCACGGTACTGGCCGATGGAACCTTGTTTCCAGGCCCCCCATTCCAATTGTCAAGTCCGTAGCTAGTAGCGCGGCGTTGCCAAGAGGTTGGAAAGATGGTATACTTtcgccaaaaataatgtttttttttttaagtttgtgtGTTTTGTTCGAGGAAATAACTCGAAATCCATAACACAcatgtataacatatttatatatttaaaaagtggAAAAGTAGatcgttttaatacttttttatttcagttaaattaaaacaatacaaaaaaagtttcaataacttaaaaaattataaaaatacaaaatttcaaaaaaaattgttgaagccGTTTTAATTTTGTCCGCGGTTTGACCGTAGCGAAACAGCCGTGCTGTAAACTGTCAGTAACCACAGGAGTTCCCTaaatgaattaatttttacagaaaataattttCGCGACTTTTATGtgaattttgcataaattagttctggcgaaaaaaaatttctttttgaaaaatatctcgcaaaatttttttctgttttttttcaacTAACCGACTCCGGTTTTTATTACTAAAAGTGGGTCGGTTGGAGGAcacgaacacaacatatttttaatgacGGCCTTGGTGCTGTCCTCCaacaagagggtgccgataagctgcaaacagccgcatatataagggcgagtttgggcgacttttcaaattaaattggcggttgtcctcCGAAAGCATCCACACTTTCCCAAACTTGGCCCGatcattcccgaaatgcaattccttctAACATACCATACAGACAATAgttggaagaaggcgcttgaagagagagttaaaaaagtttatatataagttatttatccagtaaatcttatcaacagttttttcaagaactttgctaccacatagtaagtttattttaattttgatagttTTTTGAATCAGTAGTGtctgtttttaattatttttttctggcaTTGTTCAGGTCTATGTTGGTTTTTTACGGCCAATACTTGAATTTCTTTCAAAACGCCAAACTTGTccaaaaacgcccgcactttttacagcGTATGCGGTTTATTGACACCCTCGTCCTCTAACCACCTCGCCAATAGTTCTTTACCCACACTAAATGATTGGAATAGTAGACTCAAAAACTTTCcactgtaaaaagaaaattggtgccCTAATAATAAATACTGTAAAAACAACCTGtcattattgttttatttttcattgtgGTAGTAGTAAATAACAAACAGACCAAGTGGTGCAAAAAGTTTATGAGAAgtgtgtttttgttgttatattGGACATCAAGCTCTTCAAAGTAAATAGATGGTTTTCTGTGTGACAATGTTAGGATTTCGTGTTGAAAACATAGACATGTTCATGTATGCACatgtgcaaaaaatataaacaacagacaacTATGATCAAAGAAATCCAGTGAATGATACTTTTGCTAAGATtatcattctcagcttaacgtccgttttccatgctagcatgggttggacggggtatattaatgaccctcttccaatctgatctagactgtgttagatctaaactcaacttcttctgtatcaagtctgtccttataacctaccgccaagtctttcttggtctgcctctgggctttgcccaggaactatcaagtctctacacttttttacccaattatccccatccattctttccaagtgccccagccaagtCAATATATAGATCTTTTAATATCAGTAAATTTTAATTTCGTtgctatatattatatttagttTAGCATAAAAGGtagtgtaagaagtgttatgttgtacggtagtgagacttgggcagtgaagcaggaagatcttgaccgtttagaaaggaatgatatgagaatagtTAGGttgatgtgtaacgccagtctgagagacagaaagacttcagatgagctaagaagcaggctaagtctccgtagaattaaagatgttatccagataagaagattgaattggctggggcacttggaaagaatggaggaggataattgggtaagaaagtgtagaaacTTGATAGTTcatggggcaaagcccagaggcagaccgagaaagacttggcaggaggttataaggacagacttgatagagaggaagttgagtttagatctaacacagtctagatcagattggaagagggttattaatataccccgtccaacccatgctagcatggaaaacggacgttaagccgagaatgataatgatgatgatagtATAATGGTTAAGAAAATAACTTAAGGGTGGGTTggcttatacaaaaaaaattaaatcatgttagagcaagaaaaaataaagataaaagaaTAAACTTCTATAAAAGTCAACCACTCAATATGTTTAAACTTGTCTGTTGACCCTGGATAACTTCCACctacaacatttttttctgtaatacACCCTAAATATCTTTAGGACACTGACAATTCTTTTTTGACAGTGTTTTATAACAAGTAGCAACTTTATCTCTAAACTTttgacaacaaaaataattctggatttttgttaaaaaaaaatgtgatgtcTAACTGGCTATTTTTTTGCAGAGATTTCATTTAATTTAGTTTGGGCCCTGAAATAATTGGAGCTCCCCTTGTTTTCTCCCACCAAgtttttggcctcaaagttcAGTCTAATTCAGTGAATTCACTAAATtctaaaatatttcttaatattTCTCATGTTATCAAATATACATTAGCTTTCTTTATTGTCTTGTTTTAAAGGATGAAAAGTtctcctaatttttttttagccgATTCTTGATCAACATTCCCGAGAATGAAAAAAATGACATGGTTcgtatttgttttcaaattgAACTGGCTCATTGGTATTATATTGATTTCTGTCGTCAAGACAACACAGAGTTACCTGTTTGTGGAATGAAAGCGTTTATGTCAATAAGTATCTTTTCAATTAATCCATATCCTCTTGAATATTCGTTAAAACAAGTAAATGAAATGGATGGCACATTGTTATTCTTCCATAATGAAATTGTTGTAATTGCAGGCGTTTTATTATGTTGTCACCTTAACAATTTTTATCAGTATTTACTGAATTTCAGTTTTTGAACAAAAGCAAACAATCCGTACAAACAATCTTCGATAATTGGAAGAAGTACAAAGTGCGTGTTCCTGTGTTTGGAGCCATCTTACTTGACGAATCTTTAGAAAAGGTATAGATTTGCACCATTTTCTTTGCTAGGAGGCTCCATTCAGGAGGCCTTACTCTGAGATAGTATGGATaaaatttaacttaaaattaggagttttaggagattttattttatcatatacgacatgtgataaaataaaatctGTGTACTTATACTGAAACTTTTCTTAGTGTGTGTGGTAATACCTGTTTGTTTTATATAGTGCTTACTGGTTCAAGGGTTCCACAGTAAAACCAGTTGGGGATTTCCCAAAGGTAAAATCAACAAAGACGAGGGTGATTTAGATTGTGCAATTAGAGAGGTtggtaaattgttttttcttggagcaaTAATTTGGTTAGGTGATTAGTAAATGACGATTTTTCATTTTATGTAGGTGTACGAGGAAGTAGGATATGATATTACACCTTTGGCGCATTCCAATCAATTTCTAGAAAATAATATACATGATCACCAggtttgaaaaagtttttttgtttggttatatgtttgtttgtttgtcttgcgaattgtttttttttaacaaaaaaatcaggGATTTCAACAGAGTATtatttaagggaagaaattttcacAGGAGGAAATTTCGCGGACATTCTATTTCGTgggttttttttgtcaaaatcgcATTTCACAACATTTTATTTTCGCGGTTGAAGCATGATCATGAAATTTGCGCCATTTTAATTTCgcattttgagaaaaaaacatggattttgcgacattttaataTCGCGATTTAGATTTGTCGAAATTAGTTAACACAGgcataaaaagaattaaatacaTCTACTTTTTGTCGTACACTTTTTATTTCGTTATTATAACAATTATTCTGTGAATTCAGCAAATAAGTCGGTGAAGTTTATCACTTATAATCGGATGCGCAAGGACCATATCCCAGGATTTGTCGCTTGTCATTTGTCATCTGTCATTTTCAAGAATGGGCTGATAACCGTTTCAGTAGATGTATGGAAGCACTCTTTGATGAATTTTATTGGGTAACTCCACACTGATTATTTGACCTGCAACCCGAACAGGACGTGTTAAAAGATAGGGTTTTTTAGTGTATTTTAATTTCGCAGTTCGCGTCTAAATCCATTTTTCGCGACATTTTAATTTCGCGGTTTCTGGGATTCGACCGCAAAACCACAAAAATTTCttgttgcaaaaatttattgcctcACAGTATATTCATGAATTTTTCTGCCATATGTTTTTGGAATGTTTATGTTTTAGGTCCGGCTGTACATCGTTGCTGGTGTAGACGAGTTCTACAATTTCAAGCCGAATACAAGAGGTGAAATTAAGGTAACTATCATACAGCTCTGTTTTACTTTTCTTCCTAAAGAATAGATTCACTAGAGACAATGTTATCCTGAAGTTCGTAACCAAGAAATAGTTTTCTCTTGTTGTTTCTCAAACCACTTTTCACAAGCTGCAATCAAACCAATTGTTGGCAAAATTGTCGAAAGTGCTTGTGGGTTTGTTATAGGCTATCCGTTGGTTCAACGTGTCTCACTTACCCACACATAAAAAAGATATGACACCCAAAGATGAAATTGGATTGAATGCAAACAACTTCTTCATGATTCATACATTTATCAAGTATGTTGACGTTGTTATGacgttgtttttgtttgtttgcacgcacaaatttaaaaaatatctggTTAGCAAACTTTGTGTTTACGATAGTGTTAAATTTTCTCCTgttgaaatttttataaaatccattttttgcTGTACACTTCCATTTATAAAGACGTGATGCTGTttcttaaaaagattttataacACAAGAATAGTTCACCACAATGTGGAACTGTTAAAAAGAAGGCTATAAAGTAATCCAGGGTTTTTGCTCTACTGAGAAAACCATGATTATCGATCACTTTCTAAAGGAAAAATCTAAAAACCCTACAAATAACCATGGTATTGtttaaaaacgtgttttcttgCTTCTCTGTGCTTAAAAACCTTAGGTAAGATGTGCTTAAAAAGGAGTCAGATTGACAGACAACCTGCAAGGTTCTGATTACGTTTTAGACCACTACGCAAATGGATATCTGACAAGAAGAAAAGTATGTCAAGTCTGTCAATGAGTTCTTCGCTTAGCATGCTGTATCAACATACATCGCAACACTATTATCAGGCTAAAGATGGTAGCCCAAGAAGTGATGAACATAAAGAATTgattaaacaaagaaaattgagAGAAGCAGAAGAGTACAAAAATATGCATGTTATGATGAATCCCTTACTTTCTCAGAGAAGTAATGAGGAAATGCTAAAGGGTATGCTTGGCATGGCTTgtaagttgttttttgtttaatttttgtcccTACACCTCAAAACTCCTCAATACTCCTCAATTCCCCTTATTTTTAGCTACTCAGTCACAACCCGAAGCCATCCAGAGATTACTGACAGGTACAGTTAACATGTCTCCAGTAGCAACTCCCGAAAAGCGttccaaaacgaatttttcaCCTATGTCTTCTAAAGGACAGGCCTATAGCGCTCATCATGCCAGCCCAAGCGAGTTTGCTTCACCTCGCTCCAACAAAGAACATCGTAAAGACAATGACGAGCATAGTAGATATCACAAAAAAGACCAAAATAGACATTCACGTTCAGCGGCAGAATCATATGCACAAAAAGCTAGTCGGAATACAGGCTACCAAAAAGATTCTCTGTCGAGAAGCCAACAAAATGTATATACATATCACTCGCCAAAAAACTCGCCAGCGAGTACTCCTTCTCGAAAATTGCTGTATTCTACAGAACAAAATACAGGTGGTAAAAACCGAAGCAACACGAAAACCAATATAAAAACTAAACCCGGTGGGCTGAGTGACTTTCGTTTCGATTCGTCagcgtttttaaattttaaatttaactatGACGAGATTTTAGCGTCGTTGACGTAGCCATACTTAATTTGTCACGACGTTTAGTGTAGCTTTGTCTGACATTGTCTGTTTGTTTATTGTCGGACGTCGTGACGGATTTTGGTCGTCATCTGTGTATGTGACTTTCTAAACAGTAGCTTAGTTTTTGCTTCttggttttattttgttttatactttattttataattttcttgtttatttctaaCATTCGTGCAGCTTTACTTTATTGTACGTGTTCCTTATGTAATAGTATAATGTCGCCAAATATGCTTCGAACGGCTGCTTTCATATGACCTAAAAATTATAATTGTTATTTGTCCTATTTAACCTTTTTTCAGGCGGAATGAAAGGAATAAAATTTTCCGATTTACTTTATCTTCCATACTTACTCTCTCATAGCCCTCGCTTTATACTCTCCACCGTTGTGAATTGAAGCTATATATAGTTTAAATAATGtaatgctttttttttattttttaaatgtaaaaaagttttactttttaaaaaaaatattagttttaCTTGCATCTGTATATAAAGGTCCCGTTACACGTAGCAAAATTTACAATAGCAAATAACATTAAAATACTTCCACAAGTTTTTTATGTTTGCATAAGTTTTGAAGAtttcaaataaacaaaacaacagtTTTTTGCGCgctcattttaaaaaatggatTGGGAGGAGGTGAAAGTGGAAGAAATGAAAGTGAAGAAAAGTCAGcgcaaaaaaaagaaagcaacacAAGAGTTTTTAGGTGTGACCAGGGTTTTTTGAGACGAATGAAAGGAGTCGTTCGCTTCtgaaatccacgggtttgcccgtgcGTAAAATTCCACGGGAGTTCCCATGCCGTAACGAGTGGATAAAAGTATATTCCATAGAACGCCGTCTTCTCTCGTGCGCAGACAGTCATAAAAAGATGTTGAACATTTCAGTTATCTTCAAATAAATAGAGAAACTTTGTCTGATTTAAGAAGATTCTACTGTACTTGCATAAGTTGCCGCATTTGCAAGCAACGTAAAAATTAGAAAAGAATACGAACTGGCTTACACTTTATCCGATTTTGATTTATCACCAGCCACATGTAACGGAGGACATTAAGAAgctataaaaaaagttgttcGTCTCCGCCCTGTTCTCTTGAAATCATTGTCGTAGTAGAAGGTAATGTATTAGAGATAACGCTAACATGCTCCCCGATAACagtaaaaataatgataatgagATGACGTTATGAGCATGATATTCTCAATAACCTTCCAGTGTTCGATTAACCCCCCAGTTGGGTTAAGTGTCACAGAATTATATAGgcacatgaaataaaaaaatttgcgtGGTTATAGAAGGGAGCAGTGTAATGATTGTGGTTCTTATTCTTATCTTATCCGCCCTCTAACAAGTTTCTATGAACCAGGATAccttgatttttgttgcaatgaGTAATCTTTTAAAACTCCTTACGAATTACATCACAAATTACAACCTTCAAAGTAATTCTGGCACCTATTTATGTAAAAACCAATAAAACTAGCGCTAAACTACGTAAAAAATAATCAAGTCAGGTAGACCgctaaaaatgtatattttatcATCGAAAAATCATAACCAAAGATATCATTTAAAGTATACTTGCATGAAAGTCATATTAAGAAAAGTCTTTCTTAAAAAACCAAGCGTTTGTTAACATCTTAACATCATccgcaaaaattaaaatcagcGGAATTTTTGATGCAAAACAATTAAGGCATttgtaacctcatttccagagcATTCACTCTTATTTTGATTAATGTAATAGCAGCGAAATATAGGCGCTTAAAGGTTGCATCCGACAACAAGTTAACCTtaatccaacctcgtccccaggacctcttttcgcttttttgatatcggggATGGCGCGAAGAAGAAGGCCCTGGTCCCCGCCGGTCGGATTTGTAATATGATTGGTAGCCTCACTTTCACTAATTAtgcttaaaatttataaacattCCGCGAGTGAGACGAGTCGCCCGTATCATCaagttataaacaaaaatggtagCCCCTCTGTCTGGTTGAGTGTCTGGTGCGCACATGGGAAAAGAAACTTGgatggaaaataaaataaaaagaagaggcaattttttcattctgaaaatataaaataaaatgttataattggTTTTTCTACAGAAGTGAATAGAGatatttatgtagctagctatttacaagaaaaataatgGTTTGTTGTTGATATGTAGttttgcaaatatatacatcATATATATACACTATGTGGCAAGCTCAGTACTAGCTagcagtaaaaatattttgccaatGTAGGTGTTGTGATTAGCTAGATGATAGTAtatctataaaataattaagagTAATATAGCGGGAAATAGTAGGTTTGTGTACTCTACAAGGTATTTTCAAATTGGTAATCCCAAAAACTTAATTCTGAatgaacaaagaaaataacaaggtaaagtatatatacttttggctataactagcttacattttttttaaaattgtggaaaaaatttttattatatttttaggtaCAAACTACACCAAAGAAGTTATATGTACGAAAAGAATACGATGAATGTCATTGCAGGGTATGTGCCAAAGCCTTGAAAAAAAGCATATGGTgattatattttcaaataaagcaaaagaaaaacaattgcaACAAAAAATTGTTAGAACATGTGGACTTGATATTACACAAGaggattttttaacaaagttaaTATGTAGAAACTGTCACacgtttataaataaaatgtgtgAATTTCGAAGGTCATGTCAAACTAATCAAATCGAGCTCCGACAAAAAGTTTCCATTAAGCGGCTGAACACTTTTTCACCCAGGAAAGACCAGGACAAAAAAAAGGTGTTATTGGACACTACACAATGTTTAAATCAACCAAGAAAAAATGTCTGTTTCTGACAATAAATCTGAAGAAAAATCAAACAACAGTATAGCAACACAGGATATTTACAACAACACAtcaacaataaatattaaatctgtatataataaagacagTGACAAACTTTCATCTGAACCTTTTAATATATATCAGCAAAATGCTATTGAGAGAGCAATCCATACCAATCAGCCATCTGCTTTATCACATGTTATCACACAAGTACCGCAAATGGATATATTACTCAAAAAGGACATAACAACTAAAATCAATAATGCTGGCAAGAAACTGTGTAAAAGTAAAGGCAACTCATCTGTATTACTTAGTAAGGATTATACACAGTTGTCAAGCCATACAACAGATGAATTGTGGAAGGAATTAAGTGGTAATTTTCcttttgttgttgacattttCAATACTTTGTCAGGTAAATCATGTGATATTGCTGACTCTCCGAATGAGCTAAAAATAcagtattgttttttatatgcaaTCTTGATGAAAAACAGATGGCATGAACTCAGTTTAATTCAGAGAATCAATAGTGTTTTGCTGATTGAAGGTGGATG belongs to Hydractinia symbiolongicarpus strain clone_291-10 chromosome 1, HSymV2.1, whole genome shotgun sequence and includes:
- the LOC130631651 gene encoding m7GpppN-mRNA hydrolase-like, with amino-acid sequence MSDENFGSEFSSGQYPQIPKDVLQDLCSRFLINIPENEKNDMVRICFQIELAHWYYIDFCRQDNTELPVCGMKAFMSIIFTEFQFLNKSKQSVQTIFDNWKKYKVRVPVFGAILLDESLEKCLLVQGFHSKTSWGFPKGKINKDEGDLDCAIREVYEEVGYDITPLAHSNQFLENNIHDHQVRLYIVAGVDEFYNFKPNTRGEIKAIRWFNVSHLPTHKKDMTPKDEIGLNANNFFMIHTFIKPLRKWISDKKKSMSSLSMSSSLSMLYQHTSQHYYQAKDGSPRSDEHKELIKQRKLREAEEYKNMHVMMNPLLSQRSNEEMLKGMLGMASTQSQPEAIQRLLTGTVNMSPVATPEKRSKTNFSPMSSKGQAYSAHHASPSEFASPRSNKEHRKDNDEHSRYHKKDQNRHSRSAAESYAQKASRNTGYQKDSLSRSQQNVYTYHSPKNSPASTPSRKLLYSTEQNTGGKNRSNTKTNIKTKPGGLSDFRFDSSAFLNFKFNYDEILASLT